The DNA segment TACGTTGGCAGCGAAGTTATCCATGGTCCAATTCGTGGTGAGTAACCAGCGATGTTGTGGGAACTTGTACTCGCCAGTGTAATCGAGACCGTCTTTTTCGAAGTTATGTAAGTAGCTGTACTCTAGGCCAAACTTCAAATCACCAAAGCTATCTAGCTCAAGACCATAGTGGGTTGACAGGTCAACACCCTGCACATCCTGCGAGCTTAAGTTGATAAAGCTTGAGTGAATAATGCTGATAGGACCTAAGGTTTGACCCGCTTGCGGTGCTAAACGCTCACACACTGTGCTGTTTTGATCGTTACAGTTTGCGGTGTAGATATCGCCCAATGGCTGCTTATCGATCTTGTTATCTTGAGTGATGCTGTAAACATCGAAACCGATATCAAACTTCTGGCTTGGCGCCCAGATAAGTCCAAGGTTCCATGTTTCTGACTCTTCGGCATCCAACTCAGAGTTACCCTGGAATTCAGTGTTGTAGTCGAGCGCTTCACAATCCACACCATCGGCGGCGCAGCGATAAGTATCGATAAAGAAGCTACTTTCGCGTGATGGGCCTAAACCGATTTGTGCCAATGAAGGCGCGCGAAAACCCGTTGACCAAGAACCACGGCTCGTCAGCTCATCGGTGATGCCCCATTGGAACGCCACTTTAGGGTTAGTGGTTGAACCAAAATCGCTGTAGTGGTCGTAGCGACCCGCGAGTTGCAGCTCAAAGTTATCCGTGACAGGAATAGAGAACTCCACATAACCCGCGTATTGGTCACGGGATGCCGCAGCTGAAACCGCTTCGGTACCGAAAATCAGTCCACGTTGGAACTGTTCATCCGGCACGTCGCTGACACTTTCTTCACGGTATTCCACACCCGCAGCCATCATAATATCGCGATCCGCCAGCGTGAACGCTTGGCCCGAAATGTTCGCCGCGTAAGACGTCATGCTCGATAAACCTTGGCGAACTAGGCTAGTGGTAATCGCATCGATCACATCCTGCGAGTTCATGGTGCCGCCAAAGGGATTGTAGCGACCCGCATCAATTTCGGCTTGCAGGTAATCGGTTCTGACCCAACCTTGAGTACGATCGCCCGTTTGAGTCGATTCACTGCGGCCGCGTTGTACCGAGGCTTCCCAATCCCACTCTTTAATCGTGCCACGTAAACCCGCCACTAAACGCAGGGTGTCGGACTCGATATCCCAACGACGAGCGCCCGCATCCACAGTACGGAAACGACCGATTTCAATATCTTTGCCCCAAGGATTATTTGGGTGAGTGCCAGGCACTGTTAAGGCAGCATCTTCATCCAAAGGTGTTGGCGCACCACCCGCAATTGAAGAGTTATGTTGCGCGGCTAACTCGAGGAAAGCGGTTAAATCGTCATTGAAATGGTAATCGAATTGACCAATAGCCCCGATACGCTCAGCCTCAGGGATCACTAAGTTGTATGGACCATAGTCAAATAAACAGCTGCCGCTGGCCGTTGCACGATCGGGCGGACAGGATGGGTCGATAGTCTTCACACCATCGACATAAAAATAACCGGGGAAACCGCGTGAGGAACGGAAATCTTCACCACCGTAAGGGCTTTGATCGGCTGTGCCAAAACGGCCCAAATCGGTTGCCGCTAAGGTATCGTTTTTAAAATAATCGAGAATAACCGACGCACTGCCCTTTTCGGACTTCACGCCCCAAACGACGCTTGCCGTGGTTTCATCGTAACCCGTACCCGGGGTGTCGCCGTAACCTAAGTTAACCTCAATCCCTTCGATGTCTTTTTTCAAGACGATGTTAACTACACCCGCAATCGCATCGGAACCGTAAATCGCCGATGCACCATCTTTCAGAATATCAATGCGTTCAATCGCCGAAACCGGAATGTTGTTAATGTCGACGAAGGAGTTAGTGATACCTTCGGCAAAGGCACTTGCCGCAACACGGCGACCGTTAATCAATACCAGAGTGGCGTCAGGGCCTAAGCCACGCAAACTGATTGAAGCACCACCGTTGGCGGTCGAGTCTTGGCTGTTGCCACGGGTAGAGAAAGCGCCAGCACCGTTGGCAGGCATACGTTCGAGTAACTGCTGCAGGTTGTCAAAACCCATGTTGGCAATATCTTCTTTGCCAATGGATTGAATGGGTGACGGTCCCTCGATATCGGTGCGCTTAATACGAGAGCCCGTTACTTCAATGCGTTCAACTTTGTCAGCGCCGTTATCGGCTGCATAGCTAATACTCGGGGCAAATGCCATTGCGATCGCGATAGCACAAGCACTGGGTAGAATCTGAGGTCTTTTCATTTACATCCCCTAATCTTCACTTGTTAAATTTATTTTACTTTTATTAAACTAATTTTTAACACAACCAAGGTAATCGGTTGTAAAACAAAGTCAATGGGGGACTGTAAAAAGTTAAACTTTTGTTACTAATAAAAACCATGTATTTTCCTGCTGAGATCTCTCAAGATAGCGAAATGGAACATTGGCATTGAGGAAGAACATGCAAGAACAAACAATTCATGAAGCCCAATTTGAAGATAATTTAGGTTTGTACTGGTTACTCTCAGGGGCCGCTTACTTCACCTTAAGTATTGTTGGTATTCCCTTGTTATTACTTTGGTTTCCTATTGGGTTATGGGGGACTCGCCGCTACATCAGCAATATGAGCGCACGCTTAACCAGCAAAAAGC comes from the Shewanella seohaensis genome and includes:
- a CDS encoding TonB-dependent receptor plug domain-containing protein; this translates as MKRPQILPSACAIAIAMAFAPSISYAADNGADKVERIEVTGSRIKRTDIEGPSPIQSIGKEDIANMGFDNLQQLLERMPANGAGAFSTRGNSQDSTANGGASISLRGLGPDATLVLINGRRVAASAFAEGITNSFVDINNIPVSAIERIDILKDGASAIYGSDAIAGVVNIVLKKDIEGIEVNLGYGDTPGTGYDETTASVVWGVKSEKGSASVILDYFKNDTLAATDLGRFGTADQSPYGGEDFRSSRGFPGYFYVDGVKTIDPSCPPDRATASGSCLFDYGPYNLVIPEAERIGAIGQFDYHFNDDLTAFLELAAQHNSSIAGGAPTPLDEDAALTVPGTHPNNPWGKDIEIGRFRTVDAGARRWDIESDTLRLVAGLRGTIKEWDWEASVQRGRSESTQTGDRTQGWVRTDYLQAEIDAGRYNPFGGTMNSQDVIDAITTSLVRQGLSSMTSYAANISGQAFTLADRDIMMAAGVEYREESVSDVPDEQFQRGLIFGTEAVSAAASRDQYAGYVEFSIPVTDNFELQLAGRYDHYSDFGSTTNPKVAFQWGITDELTSRGSWSTGFRAPSLAQIGLGPSRESSFFIDTYRCAADGVDCEALDYNTEFQGNSELDAEESETWNLGLIWAPSQKFDIGFDVYSITQDNKIDKQPLGDIYTANCNDQNSTVCERLAPQAGQTLGPISIIHSSFINLSSQDVQGVDLSTHYGLELDSFGDLKFGLEYSYLHNFEKDGLDYTGEYKFPQHRWLLTTNWTMDNFAANVNLSYIGEFEDTPDIDFDGVLDFETNKSRMVDAQLLVDMSGSYRFNEMFKLTLGVNNVFDEEPPFAIGDGDTDLYGYVISVHNPMGRYIYTKLTMNF